Below is a window of Shinella sp. PSBB067 DNA.
AGTTCTGGGCCGGCTTTGCGGGCCTCAGCCTCTATGCCGGCGCCTTCTATGCCGAAATCCTTCGGGCCGGCGTCCAGTCGATCGACAAGGGCCAGACCGATGCCTCCACCGCGCTCGGCATGACCTACGGCCAGCGCATGCGCCGCGTGATCCTGCCGCAGGCCTTCCGACGCATGATCCCGCCGCTTGCCGGGCAGTCCATCATCCAGATCAAGAATACCACCCTCATGTCCATGATCACCGTGCCCGACCTGCTCTACCAGGCTAGCTATGTCAGCTCCTTCACCTACCGGCCGATGGAAGTCTACACCATGGTCGGCGTCATGTTCCTCGTCCTGCTCGTGCCGCTGACATTCCTGTCGCGCAAGCTGGAGACCATCTCGGAGCGCGTCAAATGAGCAAGTCCGATCCGCTTCTGAAAATCGAGGGGCTGCGGCTGAAATTCGGCCAGCGCGAGGTACTGAGGGGCGTCGACCTTTCGGTGGAGAAGGGCGAGGTCGTGGTGCTGATCGGCGCTTCCGGCTCGGGCAAGACCTCGCTGCTGCGCTGCATCAACCTGCTCAACATGCCGTCCGCCGGCCGCATCACGATCGGCGGCGAGGCGATCTACGATGCCGACCCGGCCGGCCGCGACGGCAATGGCGTGCCGGCCAAGACCGTCAACCGGATCCGCTCGCAGACCGGCATGGTGTTCCAGCAGTTCAATCTCTTCCCGCATATGACCGCCCTTGAAAACGTCATGGAGGGGCCGGTCACGGTGAAGGGGGCGAACGTCGAGGCGACCCGCAAGGAGGCACTCGACCTTCTGGCGCAGATGGGCCTGCAGGAGCACGTCGGCAAGCATCCGCGCCAGCTCTCGGGCGGTCAGCAGCAGCGTGTCGCCATTGCGCGTGCCTGCGCCATGCACCCGCAGGTCATGCTCTTCGACGAGCCGACCTCCGCGCTTGATCCGGAGCTTGTCGGCGAGGTGATGAAGGCCATGGTCGATCTCGCCCGCACCGGCATGACCATGGTCATCGTGACCCACGAGCTCGGCTTCGCCTTCGAGATCGCCGACCGGGTGATCTTCCTCGACCTCGGCACCATCGCCGAGGACGGGCCGCCGAAGGACGTGCTGCTGCGCCCGACCCATCCCCGGCTGAAGAGCTTCGTCGGCCGTTTCCACGAGACCGCCGACCTCTTGCGCCCCTTCCTCGAAGGCGGCTGATCCGGAACGATCGGCGCATTGCCGAACCGCATCCAGAGCGCCGGCCCCCGGGGCCGGCCGGTTTCCTGCGTCCCGTCGCGGGCAGATATGAAGGTAGAATAGCATGTCCCTCAGCTTCAATCCCGATACCGTCACCATCCCCTCGGGCCACCATATCGGCGGACGTTTCGTCGAGTTGCCCGGGGAGGAGATCACCGTGCTGCGCCCTTCCGACGAGCAGCCGATTCGTCCCATCACCGATGGCGGCAAGGAGGCGGTCGATATGGCCGTCGCCGCTGCCAGATCGGCGCTCGCCGCCTCCGGCTGGGCGCGGATGAACCCACGCGACCGGGCGAAGGTCCTGTTCCGCTTCGCCGAGAAGATCGAGGAGAAGGCCGGGTATCTCGGCCGGCTGGAAGCCATGGGCTCGAGCCGGCTGGTGGCGGGCACGATCACCGGCGACGCCATCCGCACCGCCGGCGTCGTGCGCTATTTCGCCGAATATTGCGACAAGCTGGAGGGCATCGTCACCGCGACCAAGGCGGACACGCTGAGCTATACGCGCCGGGAACCCTACGGCATCTGCGGTGCGATCGTGCCGTGGAACTTCCCGATGATCACCGCCGCGTGGAAATTCGCCCCGGCGCTCGCGGCCGGCAACGCCGTCGTGATGAAGACGTCGGAGCTGACGCCGCACAGCCTGCTGGCGCTCGCCGAATGTGCCGCGGAAGCGGGACTGCCGGGCGGCCTCCTCAACGTGCTGAACGGCTGGGGGCATACGACGGGCGCGGCCATCGTCGCCCATCCGGACATCGGCATCGTCTCCTTCACGGGCTCCACGAAAACCGGCGCGGCGGTCATGACGCTCGCTGCGCAGTCCGGCATCAAGCCCGTCGTTCTGGAGCTCGGCGGCAAGAGCCCGCAGATCGTCACCCGCAATCCGGGCGACATGGATGCCGTGGCAACGCGTGTCGCGAACGCTTTCATGGTCAATGCCGGCCAGGTCTGCACGCTCGCCTCGCGGCTGATCGTCGACCGCTCGGTCGCGGACGAACTGGTCGACCGTGTCCTTGCGAGGACGAAGGAGATCAAGGCCGGCCCCACCTGGGACGAGGCCACCACCTTCGCCCCGGTGATTTCCGCCCGGCAGTTCGAGCGGATCGACACGCTCGTGCAGGAGACGGTGAAGCAGGGCGCCGAGGTGCTGACCGGCGCGTCGCGTCTCGAAGGTCCCAACCAGGGCAACTTCTATGCCCCGACGGTGCTGGCCAACGTCTCGCGCGCCAATATCGGCTTCACGGAGGAGTATTTCGGTCCGGTCATGTCGGTGGCGACCTATGACGAGATCGAGGAGGCCATCGCCGAGGCGCAGCACCCGATCTACGGCCTTGCCGCCTCCGTACACACGCAGGACCTGAAGCTGGCCATGAAGGTCGCCGACTCCGTCGAGGCCGGCATGGTCTGGGTCAACCAGCACGGGCGCGATCCCGAATTCACCTATGCCGCCGGCGGCTGGAAGGGCTCGGGCTTCGGCAAGGACATGGGCCGCGCCGGCATCGAGGAATTCACCCGGCAGAAGGCCGTGTGGATCAACTATCTCTGAGGGTTCCGCAAATGATCTACGATTACGTCATCGTCGGGGGCGGTTCGGCCGGCGCGACGCTTGCGGGCCGCCTGTCCGAGAACCCTGCCAAGCAGGTGGCGCTGCTGGAAGCAGGTCCCGACACCCCGCCTGACAATGTGCCGGATGTGATTTCCGACAGTTATCCGGGCCTTTCCTATTTCGATCCGGCCTTCCACTGGACGAAGCTCAGGGTCTTTGCCCGAAACCCCCGTTCCAATTCCGAGGTCGTGCCCCCGACCCGCCTGGAGCAGGCGAGGGTGATGGGTGGCGGATCGTCGATCAACGGCCAGTTCGCCGTGCGCGGGCTTCCCGCCGACTACGATGAATGGGAGGCGATGGGCGCCGCCGGCTGGAACTGGGAGGGAATGCTGCCCTATTTCCGCAAGCTGGAGCGCGATCTCGATTTCGACGGCCCGCTGCACGGCAGGGAAGGCCCGATGCCGATCCGCCGCGTCTTCCCCGAGGACTGGGCGGGCTTTACCAAGTCGGTACTCGCCGTCACCGAGAAGGACGACCCTTACAGCGAGGACTACAACGCCTCCTTCGACGACGGTTCCTTCCCGCTCCCTTTGGCCAACGAGAACGACCGTCGTGTCTCGACCGCGATCGGCTATCTCACCCGCGAGGTGCGGGCGCGCAAGAACCTGCATATCTTCGCCAATACTCAGGTCGAGGGGCTGGAGATCGAGGGCAGGCGCGTCACCGGCGTCAATGCCCGTACCGCAGACCGGCCGCCGGAACTCTGGCGGGCGCGCGAGGTCATCCTGTCTTCCGGCGCGCTGCACACGCCGCCGATCCTGCTGCGCGCCGGCATCGGCCCGGCCGCGGACCTTCGCGCGCTCGGCATTCCGGTCGTCGCGGACCTGCCCGGTGTCGGCGCCAATCTGATGGATCACCCGCATCTTTCCGTGGGCGCGCATTTCAAGCGTTCCGCGCGGCTCAAGCCCGGCCAGCGCCGCCACATCTTCCTCGGCGTGCGCTATTCCTCCGGCTACGACGGCTGTTCGCCGTCCGACATGCTGCTGATGCCGGTCAACCGCGCCGGCTGGCATCCGCTCGGCAAGGCGATGGGCGCGCTGAACGTCTGCGTGAACAAGTCCTATTCCCGTGGAAGCGTGACGTTGAAGACGGCTGACTGGCGCGACGAGCCGGTGGTCAATCTCAACCTCGGTGGCGATGAGCGCGACCTGATGCGCCTCGTCGACGGTTTCGAGAGGATATACCGCATCATGGAGGACCCGCGCGTGCAGGCGCATGTGAATACGTGGTTCCTCGCCGGCTATACCGAAGAAGCGCGCTCGCTCTCCGTCCGCAAGCTGTCGAACTACGTCAAGACCGGGACGGCGGCGCTGCTTTTCGATTATGCGCCCTTCTTCCGTGAGACGCTCCTGCGCCACAAGTTCGGCACCACGGAACGGATGCACCAGATGATGCAGAACCGCGACCTGATCGTCGATTGGGCGAAGAAGGCGGTCTGGTCGGGCTGGCATGTCTCCTGCAGTTGCCGGATGGGCGGCGACGACGATCCGATGGCCGTGCTCGATAACGAGTGCCGGGTGCGCGGTGTCGAAGGCCTGCGCGTGGTCGACGCGTCCGCCATGCCCTCCGTCATCGCGGCCAACACCAATATCACCACGATCGCGATGGCCGAGAAGGCCGCCGATCTGATCCTGAATTCCTGAACCAGATACCAAGAGGAGCCCGAAATGCGAGAGAACAAGGTCAAGACCCTTTGGTCCAAAGGCGAATGCGCCGTCACCGGCTGGCTGGCGATCCCCTCCGGCCTTTCCGCCGAGATGATGGCACAGCAGGATTTCGATGCGGTCACGGTCGATATGCAGCATGGTTGCGCGGACTATTCCGACATGCTGTCGATGCTGCAGGCGATTTCCACCACCGACAAGACGCCCTTCGTGCGCGTGCCGTGGAACGATCCGGCGATCATCGGCCGGGTGCTGGATGCCGGCGCCTATGGCGTGATCGTGCCGATGGTCAATACCGCCGCGGAATGCCGCGCCTTCGTCGAGGCCTGCCGCTACTATCCCGAGGGCGGCCGTTCCGTCGGCCCGATCCGCGCGGGCCTCTACGGCGGTGCGGACTATTTCGCCAATGCCAACAAGACGGTCATCACCATGGCGATGATCGAGCATAAGGACGGCGTCGCCAATCTGGACGAGATCCTCGCCACGCCGGGCCTCGATGCGATCTTCGTCGGCCCGTCGGACCTTGCCGTGTCCATGGGACACACGCCCGGCTTCGATCCGAAGTGGGACGACGTCAACGAAGCGATCGCGCTGATCGCCGACCGTTGCATCAAGGCCGGCGTCGTTCCGGGCATCCATGTCGGCTCGGTCGAGTACGGGCAGAAGATGCGCGACCTCGGCTACAAGTTCATCGCCTATCTCTCGGATTTCCGCATGCTGCAGATCGCCTATGCACGCGCGCTGCCGGCCTTCCGCGCTGGCAAGCCGGCGCCGGACGCGCCCTGAGGCTGGCAGGAAGGGAGCGGGAAGATGACCCAGTCGCGTCGCAGCGAAAAAGTGATCGTCATCGGCGCGGGCATCATCGGTGTCTGTGCGGCCAACGCGCTTGCTGACGAAGGCTTCGCGGTCGAGGTTGTCGACCCGCTCGATCCCGGCAGTCCGGGACAATGCTCCTATGGCAATGCGGGAGGGCTTTCACCGGGCTCCTGCATTCCCAATGCCATGCCCGGCATCGCAGCCCAGGTGCCGGGCATGCTGCTCGATCCGGAGGGGCCGATCGGGCTGCGTCTCCTCGATCTTCCCCACGCCCTGCCGTGGCTCCTCCGCTTCCTCGCCAATTCCCGTCTCTCGCGCGTGAAGCGCATATCGGACGGGATGATCGCGCTGAACCGGCTCACGCTCGCCTGCTACGAGCCGCTGGTGAAGGAAGCGGGCTGCGAGGACCTGATCCTGCATCGCGGCCAACTTTTCGCCTACGAGAACCCGAAAGGCCCGGAAGGCAGCGCGCTCTCCATCGCCATGCGGCGCGAACGCGGCGTCAGGGTCGAAATCCTCGATGCCCGCCAGATGCGGGAGCTGGAGCCGGCCATCTCGCCGGCCTATCGCGCCGGCGTCTTCCTGCCGGAGCAGGGCCAGTGCCCCAATCCGGGCCGGCTCGTTTCCGCCATCGCGCGGCTTGCGTCGGGCAAGGGCGCGATCTTCAACCGCCAGAGCGCAAGGGCGCTCGTGCTGGAGAGGGGCAGGGTGGCGGGCGTCGCGACCGAGGCCGGCGTGATCCCGGCCGACAAGGTGGTGATCGCCGCCGGCGCATTTTCCGCGCCCTTCGCCCGGCAGGTCGGCGTGCGCGTTCCGCTGATCAGCGAGCGCGGCTATCACATCATGCTGCCCAACGCGGACACGGGCCTGAAGGTCAACGTCAACGCCGCCGAGCGCAAGTTCGTCGCCGCGCCGATGGAGGGGGGACTGCGCCTGTCCGGCACGGTGGAATTCGCCCGGCCGGAGGCTGCGCCGAACTGGCGGCGTGCGGATATCCTGCTCAGCCAGGCACGCCACATGTTCCCCGGCGCCGACCTCGGCGGCATGGAACGCTGGATGGGCAACCGTCCCGGCACGCCGGACAGCATCCCGGTCATCGAGGTTGCCCCGCGTCACGACAACGTCATCCTCGCTTTCGGCCACGGCCATCAGGGCCTGATGGGCGGATCGGTGACGGGCCGCCTGGTGGCGGAGCTTGCCGCCGGTCGGCCGACCTCCATCGACATATCGCATTTCCGCTCGTCCCGGTTCTGATCGGGCCCGCGCGGCAACACGGCCATGCGCCGGACAAGGAGAAACCGATGTATGAAGAAACAATCGACCTGCTGATCGACGGCGTTTTCCGCAAGGGCAGCGAGGCCAAGAGCCAGCCGCTCGTAAATCCCGCGACCGGCGAGGAGATCGCCACGGTGCCGCATGCCTCGGCCGCCGACCTCGACGCAGCACTCGCCGCCGCCGATCGCGCATTCGGCCCCTGGAAGGCGCTGCCGGCGGTCAATCGCTACAAGATCATGATGAAGGCCGCCGACCTGATCGACGAGCGGCTGGAGACCATCGCCCGCGTCCTGACCATGGAGAATGGCAAGCCGCTCGCCGAGGCGAGGGGCGAGGTTGCCTTCTCGGCGGAAGCGACGCGCTGGTATGCCGAGGAAGGCAAGCGCGCCTATGGGCGCATCGTGCCGGGCCGCGTTCCGGGCCAGCGCCAGATGGTCTACAAGGAGCCGGTGGGCGTGGTCGCGGCTTTCGCGGCCTGGAACTTCCCGGCCTCCAACGTGATCCGCAAGATATCCGGCGCGCTCGCCGCCGGCTGCTCGATCATCCTCAAGACCGCCGAGGAAACCCCCGGCACGGCCGTGGCCTTCGCCCGCTGCTTCCAGGACGCCGGCCTGCCGAAAGGCGTGCTGAATCTCGTCTTCGGCGTGCCGGACGAGGTCTCGCTCCATCTTCTCGCCTCGCCAATCCCCAGGAAGGTGTCCCTTACCGGTTCCACTGCCGTGGGCAAGCTCCTGCAGAAGCGGGCCGCCGACACGCTGAAGCGCACGACGATGGAACTTGGCGGCCATGCCCCGGTGCTGGTCTTTTCGGATGCCGACGTGGACCACGCGGTGGCGACGCTCGCCGCCGCCAAGTTCCGCAATGCCGGGCAGGTCTGCACCTCGCCCACCCGCTTCTTCGTGCATGAGAGCATCGCCGGTACCTTTGCCGCCGGCATGGCCGCGAAGGCTGCCGCGCTGAAGCTCGGCAACGGGCTCGATCCCGAAACACAGATGGGACCGATGATCGCCCCGCGCCGCTGCGACGCCATCCAGTCGCTGGTCGACGATGCCGTCGGCAAGGGGGCCGAACTGCTTGCCGGAGGCCAGCGTCTGGACCGGCCGGGCAATTTCTATCCGCCGACCGTGCTTTCCAACGTGCCGGAAAGCGCCCGGATCATGTCCGAGGAACCCTTCGGCCCCGTCGCCTCTATCGTGCCGTTCTCGACCTTCGATGAGGTTATCGCCCGGGCGAACGCTCTGCCCTACGGCCTTGCCTCCTTCGTCTTCACGAAGGACGGGGCGACCGCGCGCGATGCGGAAATGGCGCTGGAAGCCGGTCTCGTCGGCGTGAACCACACGATGATCTCGACGCCCGAGACGCCGTTCGGCGGCGTCAACGAATCCGGCTTCGGTTCCGAGAGCGGTATCGAGGGGCTGGAGGCCTTCCAGCGCACCAAGTTCGTCTCCGAACTGTTCTGAAATATCCCGACGAAACGGTGGGGCGCCCCACCGCTTCGCGGCAGGAGGAAAGATGACCGACAGGACCACGCCCAGGATATTGATCGTCGATCTGGTGGGCCTTGCCATGGGCCCGGACGGGCTTCCGGACCATTCCGTCGTCAAGGCGCATGTCGAGGCCCGGGGCGACGTTTTCCATGAAGGCTCGGCGCGGGCCATACCGGCTCCCGAGCCCGGAAGGGCGCACTTCTATTATCAGCCTATGCTTTCCACCGAGGCCGAACTTCTGGCCGAGGCGGGAGACGGTCTCTACGATGCCGTCATTGCGGCGGCGACGTTCCTGCCGAAGGGCACGCGCTTCGATCTCGGCGGCGTTCGGATCGGCACCGGAACCGGCAATATGGGGTCCGCGAGCTGGGGCGGCGGCGATGGCCGGGGCGGCATCGCCCCGCTGATGAACACGCCCGGCATCAATGCACGCGCCACCGCGCAGATGGTGATGAACGCGCTGCTCAGGGTGCGCCCCGACCTGCCGGTTGACGAGATGAATGCACTGGTGGCTGCGGGCCGTTTCGACACGGGGACCGATCTGGTCCGCTTTCCGACCGCCAAGCTGGAGGGTCGGACCTTCGCGGTGCTCGGCTACGGCAATATCGGCCGGGAAGTGGCGAAGCTCGCCCGGGCTTTCGGGATGACGGTGCGCATCTTCGCCCGCCCGCGCCATAGGGCGTGGATCGAGAGCGAGGGCTTCATCCATGCGGCCAGCCTCCTTGAAGCCGCGGCCGAGGCGGACGTGCTTTCCGTCCATGTCGGCCTCGGGCCGCTCGGGCCGGAAGGCCACGCCAATGCCGGGCTGATCGGCGCGGAGGTGCTGTCGGCGCTCGCCGAGGGGGCCGTGCTCATCAACTATGATCGCGGCGAGCTGGTCGATGTCCCGGCTCTCGCCGCCGCCCTTTCCTCAGGGCGGGTCTCCCACGCAGCCATAGATGCCGATCTCTTTCGGGACCCGTCGAGCGGCGCGCTGTCCGGCCCTATGGCTCCGTATCTGTCCATCGTCCCGGCGCATGGCGCCAGGCTGTCGCTGCTGCCCCACGCCGCCGCGGATACGGATCACCCGACCCGCGTGGTGGGAGCGATACAGGCGGTCGATCAGATCCTCGACGCCATCGAGCGGCGCGTCGTCCGCAATCTCAAGGGTGACCTGCCCGAAGGCTACACCGACGCCGGAGCCCGCACACCAGCTGGACTTGGCGGCATGACCGCGGGCGATCTGGAGGAACTGCGTTGCGACGAGGCCCGAATGGAAGCGCTGCGCACCGCCGCGCAAGGCCTTCTCGCAGCGCTCGACAGATTGGCGAATGAAGGTGCACGGACAGCGGGTGGCGATCTGTTGCTCCAAAGCAATATCCTCGCCACGCTGCTGCGTGCGCAGTCCCTGGAAGGACCCTTTCAAGGTTGATCAGAGCCGGTTCAGGAACTGAAAGCCGTCCGGTCCCGCTGACAGGAATGTCGCGGGGGGCAGGCGACGATAGCCGCAGCGCCGCCTTTGGCTGGCCAGTTTTTTAGCCTTTGTACGGATCGTGAATGCATCGCCTTCTTCACGGCCCGGTTCACGGCATCCTCTCAAACCGAGGCCATTCCGGGAGGGCACGTCAAGTGAATCGCAGGTCACGGCAGGCCGGAATCCCGATCTGGTCAGATGCGACATGCTTCAGCCGCGACACGGGAAGATGTCTGCCATTGACCGGGACGGAAAAGCGGCCCCGGCCAGGGGCCGCTTGAAGGGTCAATTTCCGAACGGAACGGTGAAGTTCAACCAGAGCCGATTGCCGCCGAGAGTGTTCCGGTGGATCACGTCCCTGGTATAGATGAGGTTCGCCTGCATCGGCCCGAACTGCCGCGTCACGCCTAGGCCGAGCCCGAGCTGCTCCGCCTTGCCGGCGATGGTTCCGCCGAAGGCGAGACCTTTGTTGTCGTCGTTCGTGACCTGCTTGCGGTAGTAGCCAACAGGGCCGATGCTCCACCCGTCGAAGTCCTTCATTGCCGTCATGTGCAACTGGATTTCATCGCCCGATCGATAGTCGTTGTCCTCGTTGCGCGTGTTCGTGAAGTAGATCGCATTGAGCGAAAGGTTCCATCCGTCGCGAAGGTGGCTGAAGCCCAGGCTCGGTGCGAAGGTCCAGAAATTGCCCTGCGTGTTGACCGGCTTCGTCGCATCCCAGCTCCCGGTCGGGGCGAAGACGCTGAAACCCGTGCTGACGAAGGTTCCCGGCGCGACCTGCCAGGAGAGATCGAACGGATGGACCTCGATCTGGCCGAGGGAGAGCCGATCTGCCGTTCCCGTTCCGAAGGGCGGCGAGAGCGTCTGATCCAGGTCGAGTACCGGGACGGTCACGAACGCCTTGTATTGCCCGCCCCAGAGATTGAGTTCGGGCACCCAGAGAAACTGCAGGGCGGTGTCCTTCACCGTGACGTCGGCGCCCAGCCGGTTGCCGTCCCCGTCGTAGAGGCTGAGGTCGGCATACCCGCTGCGACTGCTGAAATACAGCCCAGGCGGCGGCGATGCGCCGACGGGCACCCCCATGCTCGCGCCCGGGGGCATCGAGGTCGGGACGCCGGGCTCGCGCGCCGCGACGGGTGTGGATAGGGCGACCATACCGCTCAGAAGTGACGCGCGAAGGGTTTTGGACAGCGTTCTCATTTTTCCTCCCCTGGACGAGAACTGCACCCGCCCTGTTCGACCCGTCGGGTCGGGAGGGCGGGCAACGATCACGGCAGTAGAGCGGGAGGGTTCAAAGTTGTCCTGCAACTATGTGCACGACAGATGCCAGTTTTGTGCCCATTCAAGGTGTCAGTGGATGAATCCTGCACCCGTTCCTTCACCATTCAACATCTGTCTTCCATGCGTTTCCGCCCGGACAGCCAACAGCAGGAGGCTGAGGCGTCGCGGAGGGCGAAACCCGCAAGCGGGGGCAGCGGCACAGCCATTCGGAATTCCCGGATGGAAGCCTGCTCGCCCGCCAATAGCGAGGCGCAGTTCTAGGGACAGTTCTCGGTTCTGACCTGACTTGGGCTCCTGCCGTATTTCTTGCCGAACCGCTGGCTGAAATAGCCCGAGTCGTTAAATCCATTGCTGAAGGCAATGTCCTGCACGGTACGATGTCGATGGTTGGGGTTTTTCAATGCCTGATAAGCCCGGTCCAGGCGCTCGTTTTCAATCCACTTGTGCAGCGTGGTTCCTGTCGAGCCAAATATCCTGTGAATGTACCTGACCGAAATACCGGCTTTCTCGGCAATCTGCGAAACCGACATGTCGGGATCCGCGAGATTCTCCAGGACGATCATGCGGATGCGTCTGAGTATCTGGTCATTCGACCTGGTCGTCTGGGCCTTGGCGCCGTCTTCGCTTTCCGCCTCCGAAATCAGATCCAGCATCGCGGAAGCAAGGGAATGCCCGATTTCGGGGAAGCTGTCGGCCTTTTCACTTTGAAGGGCGCGCACGATCCGTGAAACGAGACCGCTCGTGCCGCTTTCACCGTTGAAGATACGCCCGCAAACGGTGTCGGTCAGCATGCCCCGACGCAAGAACTCTTCTTTCGGAAAGCGCAGTACAATTCGCTGAACCGGGCTATCCACCTCGATAGAATAGGGAAGCGCGCTATCGAAGATAGAGTAGTCTCCGGGCTTCAGGCGCATGTCCCGTCCCAGGTGACGAACGGTGCCTATGCCCGCAACTTGCAGGGCGAGAAAGTAGTCATTCCCCTTGTCGCGCTCGATGTTGGACAAGCCGCGTTCGATGATGACTGGATCGCTGTCTATGAATGAGCACTCGACCAGGCCGATCCGTGCGATCTGGATCTTGGCGTTGAAAGGCCTGCTGTCCAGGCGATGCGCCGTGAGATCGGCAATCCTGCGGATTGCCTTGCTGAAGATGCCGAACTGAGCGGACGGAGCAACGTGCTCCGTGGATAGAATAGTGATCATGGCACAGCGCTTCACCTCCCGCTCGAAAGCGTAAACGAGGCCCTGCCGCCTTGCAAGGCCACCGCTTCCATGGCCAGCAGAGTGCACAAAGTTCAGAGCGTTTTGTGCACCAACATGCAGGACTCGCCATGCGCGATTTGCTTATATCGGGCCGTTAACCGAGTGCAGAAGGCACCGAAAAACGTCGGGGGAAGAAGACATGACGAGTGGGGCCAGGACTTAGGCAAACGGATTCTTGCAAGGCTCAAGTTGCGCCGTGCTTGCCGGTGAAAAGCATCGCTCGGCATGTCGAGCGGGGTTCGCTCATGCGCTTCATGATCTGAGCAGCGCACGTCAGCAAAATGAAACACGACATCAAACAGGGAGGATACTCATGGACGTCAGTTTGGGTGCGGTAACGGTCGAAGAGGGCTTCAAGGCTCAGAAGTGGGATATCCTGGGGCAGATCTACACCCCGCTGCACGTCACGCAGACCTCCTTCGCCATCCATGCGGTCTTTCCTGCCGGAACCTTCGTTCCGCGCCATATCCATGACACGCAGGACGAGTTCTTCCACATGCTGGAAGGAACGATGGTTTTCGAACTCGACGGCAAGGAGATCACGGCCGGCCCGGGCACTCATCTGACGATGCCCATGGGCGTTCCTCACGCCATCTACAATCGTTCCGACAGAGATGTGGTCGCGCTGGTCGTCGTCTCCCCGACCCGTCGCTTCTACGAATACATGCAGAGGATCGACGGGATGACCGACCGGGACGAGATGGCCCGCCTTGCTGCGCTGCATGAGGTTCCCTTCGTCTGAAGGACTGCCGCGTCGCAATCGACCGAAATCAACGGGAGGAACCAATGAGCGTCAAGGACGCAATCGAAGGCTTCTGGGCCGCCCATAAAGCGGGCGACCATGAAGCGCTCAAAAAGGTCCTGGACCAGGATTTCACCTGGACGGTGGTCGGCCGGACGTGTCCCATCGCCAAGAC
It encodes the following:
- a CDS encoding helix-turn-helix domain-containing protein; this translates as MITILSTEHVAPSAQFGIFSKAIRRIADLTAHRLDSRPFNAKIQIARIGLVECSFIDSDPVIIERGLSNIERDKGNDYFLALQVAGIGTVRHLGRDMRLKPGDYSIFDSALPYSIEVDSPVQRIVLRFPKEEFLRRGMLTDTVCGRIFNGESGTSGLVSRIVRALQSEKADSFPEIGHSLASAMLDLISEAESEDGAKAQTTRSNDQILRRIRMIVLENLADPDMSVSQIAEKAGISVRYIHRIFGSTGTTLHKWIENERLDRAYQALKNPNHRHRTVQDIAFSNGFNDSGYFSQRFGKKYGRSPSQVRTENCP
- a CDS encoding cupin domain-containing protein; amino-acid sequence: MDVSLGAVTVEEGFKAQKWDILGQIYTPLHVTQTSFAIHAVFPAGTFVPRHIHDTQDEFFHMLEGTMVFELDGKEITAGPGTHLTMPMGVPHAIYNRSDRDVVALVVVSPTRRFYEYMQRIDGMTDRDEMARLAALHEVPFV
- a CDS encoding D-isomer specific 2-hydroxyacid dehydrogenase family protein; the protein is MTDRTTPRILIVDLVGLAMGPDGLPDHSVVKAHVEARGDVFHEGSARAIPAPEPGRAHFYYQPMLSTEAELLAEAGDGLYDAVIAAATFLPKGTRFDLGGVRIGTGTGNMGSASWGGGDGRGGIAPLMNTPGINARATAQMVMNALLRVRPDLPVDEMNALVAAGRFDTGTDLVRFPTAKLEGRTFAVLGYGNIGREVAKLARAFGMTVRIFARPRHRAWIESEGFIHAASLLEAAAEADVLSVHVGLGPLGPEGHANAGLIGAEVLSALAEGAVLINYDRGELVDVPALAAALSSGRVSHAAIDADLFRDPSSGALSGPMAPYLSIVPAHGARLSLLPHAAADTDHPTRVVGAIQAVDQILDAIERRVVRNLKGDLPEGYTDAGARTPAGLGGMTAGDLEELRCDEARMEALRTAAQGLLAALDRLANEGARTAGGDLLLQSNILATLLRAQSLEGPFQG
- a CDS encoding transporter, whose amino-acid sequence is MRTLSKTLRASLLSGMVALSTPVAAREPGVPTSMPPGASMGVPVGASPPPGLYFSSRSGYADLSLYDGDGNRLGADVTVKDTALQFLWVPELNLWGGQYKAFVTVPVLDLDQTLSPPFGTGTADRLSLGQIEVHPFDLSWQVAPGTFVSTGFSVFAPTGSWDATKPVNTQGNFWTFAPSLGFSHLRDGWNLSLNAIYFTNTRNEDNDYRSGDEIQLHMTAMKDFDGWSIGPVGYYRKQVTNDDNKGLAFGGTIAGKAEQLGLGLGVTRQFGPMQANLIYTRDVIHRNTLGGNRLWLNFTVPFGN
- a CDS encoding NAD-dependent succinate-semialdehyde dehydrogenase; this translates as MYEETIDLLIDGVFRKGSEAKSQPLVNPATGEEIATVPHASAADLDAALAAADRAFGPWKALPAVNRYKIMMKAADLIDERLETIARVLTMENGKPLAEARGEVAFSAEATRWYAEEGKRAYGRIVPGRVPGQRQMVYKEPVGVVAAFAAWNFPASNVIRKISGALAAGCSIILKTAEETPGTAVAFARCFQDAGLPKGVLNLVFGVPDEVSLHLLASPIPRKVSLTGSTAVGKLLQKRAADTLKRTTMELGGHAPVLVFSDADVDHAVATLAAAKFRNAGQVCTSPTRFFVHESIAGTFAAGMAAKAAALKLGNGLDPETQMGPMIAPRRCDAIQSLVDDAVGKGAELLAGGQRLDRPGNFYPPTVLSNVPESARIMSEEPFGPVASIVPFSTFDEVIARANALPYGLASFVFTKDGATARDAEMALEAGLVGVNHTMISTPETPFGGVNESGFGSESGIEGLEAFQRTKFVSELF